The Falco naumanni isolate bFalNau1 chromosome 1, bFalNau1.pat, whole genome shotgun sequence genome window below encodes:
- the LRWD1 gene encoding leucine-rich repeat and WD repeat-containing protein 1, giving the protein MSKITTELLLERAVPRSTRLRKIETLNLSKLQLKTGDLDPRLFSRLRHLQKLDLSDNLLDKFPNSLTLPDLRVLNCNNNKLEDVTALKQFPLLEELTYENNVYLTLNDDYKVMFLLQNLRLLNGKDITKLANHVRRVNSRKLTTKVTAHWEKFFRDQLPEKHTAEQVKFIKKKFLKSVQTNVVYGPSSLSEFTRWRVKMIAEEFLAYTLGLEINTDTESEEDMDENEEESTEKPREAAEDMGQVTVMPSKRKRSNSKQGSGNKRSKSRANTKEEAVVTTRKSSPVQDDPAPDQPRTSNQPAREAAPEQGAEGTQKNEEPLPKGQSNRRSSQLTGEQKSQEQDNGVISLIPVKNSKGKEDVSAEPLHFLQCHSKGNSREDFKTQLWSCVFEPLLDCGARKDPIVSSSRTVATCGGESVCLIDCETGTVLKKYKVATEEFFSVAWTTLTMVISDSCKKSHNILAVAGRRGIVKLIHVAADFCYGEIKAHKKPIATVCFSPTRETHLFTASYDKRIALWDIGIPDCDYNFKASQLLVLEALSIPLRIALVPTCPDQYLLAGCEGSCFAWNIKLDKEQKSRPFEAVFQFPDEVGNMTTSHRVDGLAFLNDDVVVSKSSKPGCIYLWSWSRSFDTKGKGSQRTVSAVILAELEWSTTDLSYLMLSTCPAKDYVFCGDERGNVWMYNLSSYTTAWSSAKGKHSDKRIPPTQILKWPELQVNGEQLNEVLINNVVSDPTFTYLVVLTSVNITAIWKKS; this is encoded by the exons atgtcaaaaattaCTACAGAACTTCTTTTGGAAAGAGCAGTTCCAAGATCTACGAGGCTTCGAAAGATTGAGACGCTGAA cctGTCCAAGCTGCAGTTAAAGACTGGAGACTTAGACCCACGTTTGTTTTCCCGTCTGAGGCATCTGCAGAAACTAGATCTCTCTGATAATTTACTGGACAAATTTCCCAACAGTCTAACCCTGCCTGATCTGCGTGTCCTAAactgcaacaacaacaaactgGAAGATGTAACTGCTCTGAAACAGTTTCCTCTGCTCGAGGAGCTAACCTATGAGAACAATGTGTACTTGACA CTCAACGATGACTATAAAGTtatgtttcttttgcaaaatcttCGGCTACTCAATGGCAAGGATATAACCAAACTGGCTAATCATGTGAGGCGTGTCAATAGTCGTAAGCTCACCACCAAG GTTACTGCTCACTGGGAAAAATTCTTCCGTGACCAACTTCCTGAGAAACACACAGCTGAGCAAGTGAAGTTCATCAAGAAAAAGTTCCTGAAGTCAGTACAGACCAATGTAGTATACGGACCCAGCTCACTCAGTGAATTCACCCGCTGGCGG GTGAAAATGATTGCAGAAGAGTTTCTGGCATACACACTGGGTCTGGAGATAAACACAGATACTGAATCAGAGGAAGATATGGATGAGAATGAGgaagaaagtacagaaaaacccagggaagctgcagaggACATGGGTCAG GTCACGGTAATGCccagcaagaggaaaagaagcaatTCAAAACAAGGGTCTGGAAACAAGAGGTCCAAGTCCCGGGCAAACACCAAGGAGGAGGCTGTAGTTACTACCAGGAAGTCCAGTCCTGTGCAGGATGACCCAGCACCTGATCAACCAAGAACATCGAACCAGCCAGCCAGAGAGGCAGCccctgagcagggagctgaaggGACACAAAAGAATGAAGAGCCATTGCCAAAGGGGCAAAGCAACAGAAGATCCAGCCAGCTGACAGGGGAACAGAAAAGCCAGGAGCAGGACAACGGAGTTATTAGCTTGATCCCGGTGAAGAACTCCAAGGGCAAG GAGGATGTCAGTGCAGAGccattgcattttcttcagtgtcacAGTAAAGGCAACAGCCGTGAGGATTTTAAAACGCAGCTGTGGTCCTGTGTCTTCGAGCCATTGCTAGACTGTGGAGCCAGGAAAG aTCCCATTGTGAGCTCCTCCAGAACCGTGGCAACATGTGGAGGGGAATCTGTCTGTCTGATTGATTGTGAGACGGGGACGGTGCTAAAAAAGTATAAGGTGGCTACAGAG GAGTTTTTCAGTGTTGCATGGACAACCCTCACAATGGTAATCAGCGACAGTTGCAAAAAATCTCATAATATCTTGGCGGttgctgggaggagagggattGTCAAGCTGATTCATGTGGCGGCTGACTTCTGCTACGGAGAGATAAAGGCTCATAAAAAGCCTATTGCTACTGTCTGCTTCAGCCCAACTCGAGAAACTCACCTTTTCA CTGCATCCTATGACAAGCGAATTGCACTCTGGGATATTGGGATTCCAGACTGTGACTACAATTTCAAAGCAAG ccaACTGCTGGTGCTGGAAGCACTCTCTATTCCCTTACGGATTGCCCTTGTCCCCACCTGCCCAGATCAGTacctgctggctggctgtgaaGGCAGCTGCTTTGCCTGGAATATAAAACTGGATAAGGAACAAAAAAGCAG GCCTTTTGAAGCCGTATTCCAGTTTCCTGATGAGGTTGGAAACATGACAACATCTCACAGGGTTGACGGTTTGGCTTTTCTGAATGATGATGTTGTTG TTTCCAAGAGCTCTAAACCAGGATGCATATACTTGTGGAGCTGGAGTCGATCTTTTGACACAAAGGGGAAAGGGAGCCAGCGAACTGTCTCCGCAGTTATTCTAGCTGAGCTCGAGTGGTCCACGACAGACCTGTCCTACCTGATGCTCAGCACCTGCCCAG CAAAAGACTATGTGTTCTGCGGTGACGAGAGAGGGAATGTATGGATGTACAACCTCTCAAGCTACACCACAGCGTGGAGCTCTGCAAAGGGAAAGCACTCAGACAAGAGGATCCCTCCCACACAG